The nucleotide window TATTATGGGCCAAATGTATGGAGTTCCCATAATGTTTTATACGATTGGTATTACTTCTctgcatttttaaaaaacaacattGGACATAGATATGTTTACTATTTTACCAGACTTCTCATTACTTTTAGTTCCTCCATTCTCGTACTAAACTTGGAACTTTTTGTTAATGTTCAAAACCTTCAAGCGCTCTTTTTGTATCAATGCCAGCCTTAAACTCAAGAGTAAATTTCTTTAATCTTCGCTTTATTTTAACCCTCTCCTTATGTTATTCAAGACTATTGAGATCTTGTCAATACCTGATatataaagctttattattgctattaccCATGCTAATCAGAAATTCATCCTCTCGCTCTTTCAATATAGGTATATGAAACTGCCCCAATAGGTCATTTCAGTATTTTCTTCCCAGGATTAacgacgacaacaacaacagaacaaCAAATCTGCCCTGAAACAGAGTGAGGAAAATTCCAAGGTTTTCTTTTATTAAGAGACATCCAGAACATCAGTGGTTTACGGTCACCTGCATGTAATTCAAATCCTTAAAAAAAATTACTGTTTAGAAAATCGTTTTGATCAGCGAGACCTAGAACAAGCTGGTATTGGTTCTttgaattgttttgtttgttttaacaaaatatttttttgtttcagcagggattttttttcttttttttttttttccagagttACATCAACTCAATGTTCCATATTACACTGCTTGGAATGTTGTCAGATGTTCTATTCCTCTTTCTTTATGgacaaatacactgaaatgaaacaaaaatgaaccCCAATCTGGACAAGAGACGAAAAAGCCAGAAAAACCCACTGCACAGATGAAAAGTCATTAAAAAAGAGATATATCACTCATGTTAAAACTGTTATGGGGTTACAGCAAGGGAGACGGCTTGCAAACTTAAGAGAGGACATCACACACTATTCTTCTTTACACGCAGCTACACTCTTTCTAGACCAGACAAGCTATCAACAATCATGAatgctgttttttaaaaaagaaggaaaaaataacagaaaaggatttttttctgtgtgtttgtgtgttgtgtttttatcTTGCTCGCAGACTCTTGATATGATAGCGGCAAAGTCGGGCTGTGTGCGCGCCGACGTTtagctttttttctcttttgtttGTGCTAAAAATCTGTACTGATACTTATAAAATCATCGATAAAAATATTCCTCTGTAATCAATACGCCTTAGAGAGTCGGGGCTACCACACAAGAGAGGCTCGGGCTTTTCCTGGGACTGAGCATGGGCAGGAAAAAAGACGGCAAGGAGGGCAGGAAGTGGAagagtagaagaagaagaagggggagcagaggagaaatagagagggagggaacagagagaggtgGCAGTGCTGCTACTCAGACTTGGCTTCCTCCTTGGTTTCTTCAGGGGCTGCCTCGACCTGTTGGAGAAGGGGATGGGGAAATTAGTGCATTAAGAATACATTGCAATGCAATAATACATACAGTTAAAATACATTAAGAACTACACAACCTACATTTGATAAAACTTAAAGGCTTCACTAAAGCCTTAATGGGTGGGCAATGCTTTCTTTTGGCACTTAAGTATAACCAGTAACCTAGTGTTTCAACACAATGTCTTTCGCAAATCAGTTATCTGGCAGAGCTGAAATGTCAGTGTAAACTTTGTAAACAGTGTCCATTATCTCAGGCTGTGCTACTTTAGAAAACACTTCTGCACAACTGAAACATGTGTTACTGTCTCAGTACCTCTTACTATCATCCATTCGCTCAATACCATTTGTGAAATTAGACACGCCTGCCCCACATGCCCTGTGTGACATACTCAGGGGCTTACTAATGATACAGCGGGAGgttgtgatctctctctctctctctctctctctacacacctCGTCGGTCTTGGCTTCTCCGTTGTTTTCTGCGTGGTTCTCCTCGTTTGCCTCTGGCTCTGTGCTCTCCTTGGCTTTCGCCTTGGTCTTTTTGTCTTCCTTCTTGTCGTTCACTGCCTTGTCCTTCTGCAGATGTGGCCAAACAACAGCCATTGAACACTTTCAGATCATTTGTTTATGTCTTTTGTTCCCCACTAGGGGCAGTGTCATTAGAAACCACACCTTTTAGACTTCATTACACATCAACAGGTTCCTGATCTGGGTTGATCTATGGTAACAGTGGCTTCAAATGGGAATTCATGCACAcagtacatatgtgtgtataatattatatatagcaCTTTACTCTATACACTATACTCTCTTATACTTATTTTCCTGGGCCTTGTTGCTCTTTTATGCTGCATAACACCATCTAGACTACATTTCAATGACAAATGTCTTCTGAGCATCTGAACAATCTTTGCAATGATATGAATAATAATGCAATAAATGTAATGACTATGTAAATATGATAGctgttttgtatgtattttcTAAAGGACAAACAGCTATAACTTTGTAAGCAGTATGTTAATTCCATTGCAATAGCACTGGTTACTTGATTACAAGTTACAACATAATTTTGCCCTGGAAATGGCAAAACAAAGTGGTGCAACACTCTGCAAAattggacccacacacacacacacacttgtatttgtgtgtgtgcgcatgtgtgcaaaGGTTCTGAGGATGGGTTACCTTGGCTGTCTTTTTGGGCTTAGGCTCAGGTTTGGGAGGTGCGGGCTTCTGTTGAGGACGGACAGTCagagacacaaatacaaatgccCCTACTTGTTAATACCACTGTGCTGAACTGGAGCATATTTCAAATTGAATAACAATATTATTGCTTTACAAATCACATCAAGTAGAGAGTGATTGTttataaaatgtaattttaaatAATGGAGCTGTCAGATATTTCTAAATGCCACAGACATGGGAACAGAGAGATATCGCAAAGGATGCTTGTTTTTCTTACCGCGGATAATCTTGCAGATCTCCTCTGAGGCTGCAGAGACAACAAGATTAAGACAATTTCTAATTATCAATTAATTACAAAGTCGTTATAATTAATTGCTAAATGATTAAGTGGTAATTAATTAATGACTATTTAATTACCGAATTACTAATCAGTGGGTACTGACATGTGTGCACACTTTTCCAATGCAAATACCATtctaaacataaacttgtaatAACGACCAAAACAAAGCAGTTCCAACAGGTGAGAGAACACAAACCTCTTCCTTTgcctctccattggctccctgtggcaagagagaaaaagaacaaCGTAATTATTAATGGACAGTACTTTTacattatgtaggctattatATTATTATCTACATCCTGCGTTTTCCCTCTGTGAAAAACAATCTCAGCACATAGTGAATTTGCAAAGTTTGTGCATGTGAATGCATGACATTCACAACACACCTAATCGACCTAGGCTACTACAACTGTTCACCTGATAGGCTAGCGTGGTCTTGCAACGAATTTAGTGCAGGAATAATCCGTTTAGAAACTGTTTCAAAGGTCTAATATAGCGATGCGTGTGAGGTCTGTAAATAAGTTATTAGCGTCGCGTTGTATTAGCCTCATTTCGGGTGGGATTTGAATGCACAAAGGGATCGTGACACCTTCTGCATCCCCAAACACTATCCCCCGTTCTCAACCAACCCCGGAATTTTTAACACGCCGCTGGGGGAGGGCAAccaagagaggggggaggggccgAATTTAACGCTTACATCGCCACCTGGCGAGAAAAAGGCGTCATGACAGCCATCTGGCGACGTGAACAAAGAGAAAAAATATAAATTTATAGGTTTTTAAAGCGTTGTTTGTGGCTTTAAACACCTCTAAGTAAAACCTTATGTTCTTTTACGAATTATGGCGCCGCTTTTGGGGTCATGTGAATGGTCATGTCGATTAGGTAAGCGTTTGTTCTCGGACGCTGCACACAGAGGATAGTCCAAGAGCTGCAAAGCATGGCTGCTTCAGGTTTACCAGCATGGAGACCCAGCTAGACTTCAGACCCTACAGGCAGGACTACACAGCTCTAAGGAAGCCTTCTTTACCGCCACCAGTGCTCGGTGGTTACTGATTTAGTCAGGGAAAAATCGCATTTTAAAAGCACAATGTGTTTCTACGCGTCATGCTAAATTTTGTAAATAAACGGGTTTATAATTAAGACTTCGTTGTGAGGATGGCTTCACAATAAATAGCGAGCTATCAATAGCTGGTTAGGCTTCTCTGATTTCAGAAGCTGAAAGTAACCGTACAAATAGTGAAGTACATACCTTTCTCTTGGGCATTGTGGATTCCTGAAGGGTTTTCTTTAAAATAATACTAAAAAGCACTGCTTTGTTGCAAAGAGTTCACTGCATGTAAAAGGCGAATGTCTCCTTATACGAAGTACTGTAGTAAACACACAGGGACATTAAAGCTAGTGGTTGAATGGGGGGAGGGGTGCGGCTAAGTCGTGATTGATGTGCGCTAGGCCAATCAGCAGTTGCCAGTGAGAGCCCAAGATGAAGGGGAATATCCAAGCCGGTATTTTCTTTACGCGCGAAATGTTTATTGCAATGGAGGGAAGAGATGGTTATAAGGAAAAATAACATTTAATGGGCTACCTAATATGTATTGCACAAGTCTTTAGAACCAAAAAAATATCCATTTCAACAGCTTTCCTGGACCTGAGGTCATTTAGTCGCAAATGCTTGCCACACGAAGCAGTTGTCTTTTTTATTAATTTACTATATCAATGACGGATCAACAACAACTGCTGAAATGGAAGAATGCGCACAAGGAAGTGCCATTCTGCTATCTTGCCCTTCGTCCAAAATGGCGCCCTTCTTGCTCGTCATATTCTTGTTAGTCGGCTTTTCTAAATTCATTTAGGGAAGAAAAGCCTTTACAAGCGCAAAGAGGGAATGACGCCGGTAGGTGGCTACAGTTCTGCCTAGTGAGAGAAGAATAGCTTGAACCTCTTTGAAATGGTCTGCAGAATGGAGACTCACGGTCGTAACCTAACCctcagcacactcacacactgtgcaTGCCCCGTAGATAAAACACATAAATAGTGCTATGGAAATCTCACATTTAAGGAAATACATTGATGGTGAACGTCGACATTGTGATGATGGAACGTGGGTCAAAGAAATGTTCTCGAGAAACAGCCATTGTGTACGTGCATGAAGTCACGCGACAGATATGTAAACTAACTGAGTCACCAGAATACACCAAGAATCTTACAACACAAATGGCACGCAACATTTAATATAAAAAGTATCCAATTTCTTCGAAATATTTGCTCACATGGCCGTGCAACAATGTTGCACTGTGGGCGTTTATATTCTTCGCCACCAAGGGGCGCCCAACCACAGTGACTTGGATTCGATTGAAAAAATGTCATGCCAAATTCCCCGGTAACAAGGATTATGGGTCTTCTGAACAATGCCCTTTCGGATGAGAACGTGAAAAGCATCCGTGTGGTTGCGTGACAAATGTAAATTGATTAGGCTGAGATTCATAGGATTGAGAAGAAACAGcgatgattaaaaaaaagaagaaaacagtTTTTGTATAGGATACAACAACCATGGTTATTACAACAGAGATGACATTTAGAGGTGACATTTTGAATTCGTCGGGTTCTGTTTGCCTTGTTTATTATCTCAGTCCGTGATTTGAACAATTCACAATGAGGCCACTGTTTGAAGACCTAGCCCAGTGGCAATACCATTGTAATCATTTGGGTGAAGGTGGTGATGGTAAACTTTGTCCACTAATGGATGACGGAGACTGGAGCGTAGAAAAAGGGGAGGGGGCggagtgctggaggaggagaggcggaGGCTAAAGAAAATATTGAAGTTCATCAAGGGTTGGGACACAAGCCTCTGCACAGATTGCAGCTGTTACTACTAGAAATTAATTTTCGCAGGAGCTTGTCTGGCTATTCCTTCTGTCTCTGCTTCAGTGCGAGTGTGTTGTCTTTGCTGTCTGCAATCGCTCTGTGTTTTTGGGATTACTATCTCGCCATCGCGCAGGGATTTGCAGAACATGGTGATCAAAGTTTACATAGCATCGTCCTCCGGGTCGACATCGGTAAGAACCTTCACTCAAAGACGCATTGCTTATTCACTTGTATCCTGATATGAGAGGGAACACCACATTTCATAGCAAAGCGAACTGCTGCTGAACCATCATGTAAAATAGCGGAATAGCGAAGCAGCAGCCTGTGTGCTATTCTACATTTGGTTGCAAATAGAATGTTTTTAAAGCCAAGTGTGCTGTTGCCTATTGGACAGATTTGAGCAACTTTACATTGGAACAAACTTTCTTCCTGCACAGTAGCTATTGTGTATTAGGACTCAAAACTGGTTGGGATATTAAGTAGCCAGCCACAATCCTCTGATAAATTGTTCTGCATCACAAGAAAGTTATCCATGTAGGTCTTCAGAGAGAACAGTTTCTCTctatcagcctctctctctcttgtaaaCCAGTCAGCCAGTAAAGTAGCTGCTCAGTTCTGTGTGACTGTCTAAATAAGGTGTGAAGACTGAAAGTCAATGCTGATCCTGAGCCACTTCCTGatcagtctgtgtgtctgtcactgTAACTTGAACTAGTGTTGTAGCACCATAGGTCTACAGCAGAAAGAACATCACACACTAGAGAGTCCAAACTATCTCTGTGTGAGACTGAAGTACCAAACGTCCATTTTAAAGTGTGTGGCTCAGATCTCCAGTGTTACAGAGCGTGGGTTAGCTGTAGTGATGTCTGAAAGTTGTGATGCAACCTTTCATGGCCAGCTGGTTCCTCCCCTAACTTTGGGAGTTAAGCAGCACTATGATGCTCAGAGGACCTGTTACATAACCCCAGTTTAACACATCAATCttgtggttagtgtgtgtgtgtgtgtgtgtgtgtggtggtggtggtggtggtgggagggggggcAACCCCACAAAAATGAGACCTGTGGGACCCACAAGCAGAAATGCTCAGCCCAGAAGCAGAAAtgccact belongs to Alosa sapidissima isolate fAloSap1 chromosome 20, fAloSap1.pri, whole genome shotgun sequence and includes:
- the LOC121694625 gene encoding non-histone chromosomal protein HMG-14A-like isoform X1, with translation MPKRKGANGEAKEEPQRRSARLSAKPAPPKPEPKPKKTAKKDKAVNDKKEDKKTKAKAKESTEPEANEENHAENNGEAKTDEVEAAPEETKEEAKSE
- the LOC121694625 gene encoding non-histone chromosomal protein HMG-14A-like isoform X2 is translated as MPKRKGANGEAKEEPQRRSARLSAPAPPKPEPKPKKTAKKDKAVNDKKEDKKTKAKAKESTEPEANEENHAENNGEAKTDEVEAAPEETKEEAKSE